The segment ACATTGGATTAAAAGTAAAGGCACCAAGCAGAGAATGCACGGATGCACATTGTCCATTTCATGGAAAACTATCAGTTAGAGGAAAATTATTTGATGGTAAAGTTACAAGCAACAAAGCAAAACAGACAATCACATTACAAAAAGAATCGCCAATTTACTATCTAAAATTCAAAAGATATGCAAGAAGCAAAAATACAATTCATGCACATGTACCAGAATGCATCGATGTTCAAACAGGTGATCATGTATTGACTGCAGAATGCAGACCGATATCAAAATCAGTATCATATGTAGTAGTAGAGGTTAAAGCATAATGGCAAAACAAGCAGGTAAAGGAGTATCAGAATTTCGTCCTCGAGTAACAAAAGCAATTCCAATAGGAGCACAAATAGTGTGTGCTGACAATACAGGTGCAAAAATTTTAGAGATTGTTATGGTACAAAGACATCATACAAGACATGCACAATTAGCAGCTGCATCAGTTGGAGACTTTTGCAATGTTGTTGTAAAAAAAGGTCCTGCAGAATTAAGAAAGCAGGTATATGGTGCAGTTATAATTAGACAAAAATATGCAGTTCGTAGATTAAACGGAGTAAGAGTGTGCTTTGAAGACAATGCAGCTGTTTTGATTACTCCAGAAGGAGAAGTCAAAGGAACAGACATCAAAGGACCAGTTGCAGCAGAAGCTTCAGAAAAATGGCCAAGAGTAGCTAATTTGGCATCAATGGTGGTATAAAATGAAACCAACAAAGATGCGTAACAGTTTGATTTACAGGGCAACATTCCATACTAGAAGTAAACAACTAGGAAGTCAATTATCAGATGATCTTCGTAAAAAATATGGTAAAAAAAGTGTCAGAGTAATTGAAGGTGATAGCATAAAAATTGTAAGAGGTGAATTCAAAGGAGTAGATGGAAAAGTATCAAAAGTTTCTACTAAGAAAAGCAGTGTATCTATAGAAGGAGTTAAAAAAGAAAAGACAAAGGGAGACAAATTTGACGTCTACATACACACATCAAACCTGGTAGTTACAGGATTAAACACAGACGATAAATGGAGAATTTCAAAATTAGAAGGCAAAAAACCAACTGAAAAACCAAAAGCAGTAGCAGAAAAACCAACAAAAAAAGAAGAAACAACTGAAAAACCAAAAGCGGCAGAAAAAACAAAGAAAGAAGAGACAACTAAAGAAACATTAGTACCTAAAAAAGGAAAAAAGGAAGTTGAAAAATAATGGTTAGCATATCTGGAAGTAAAAAACTCAAAAGACAAATGGCTCCTCAATTCTGGGGAATTAAGAGAAAAGACAAACGATTTGTAATTACAGTTAGACCAGGACCACATAAAAAAGAATATTCTGTACCAACTGCAGTATTTCTAAGAGACGTATTAAAAATTGTAACAACACTAAGAGAGGCAAAAGCAGCAATCTATTCTGGCAAAGTAAAAATTGACGGAGTCGTTAGAAAATCACTTCATCATGCAATCGGATTAATGGATGTTGTAGAATTAGAAAATGTTCCAGAAGTTTATCGTCTAGTTCCAATGGAAGGAAAATTACTAAAACCGTTACAGATTAAAGAATCAGAAAAAACAAAAAAACTAGTCAGAGTTACAAGTAAAACAACAATTAGTAAAGGCAGAATGCAAATAGGATTCCATGATGGACGTTCAACAATTTCAGATACCAAAGTAAATGTTGGAGATACATGTTTAATTCAAATTCCAGATCAAAAAATTCTTGAAGTTATAAAATTGGAAAAAGGCGCACATGTTTTGGTTACTCGCGGTATTAACGCAGGACAGATGGGAACAATTGAAACTATTGAAGAAGGAACTTACATTTTACCTAAACGCGTAGTACTAGTTTTAGGTGATAGAAAAATCGAAATTCCAACAGACATCATCCTAGTAGTAGGAAAAAAGGAGCCTCTAATTCAAATAAAGTGATCATATGTCCCAAATAACAGAATCTCCAATGAAGAAAATAACTTTAGAAAAAGTTGTCCTAAACATGGGTTTAGGAAAATCGGGCGATATTATCATAGTAGCAAAAAAAGCACTAGATCACATCTCTGGTAAAAAATCATCTGCGCGAGAAGCAAAAGAAACACAAAGAGAGTGGGGAGTCAGACAAGGAGAACCAATAGGAGTTGCAGTTACAGTAAGAGGACAAGATGCACGTGATTTGTTAAAACGATTACTTGATGCAAAAGCTAATCAGATAAACGGTAAATCATTTGATAATTTTGGAAACTTTTCATTTGGAATTAAAGAACACATCGATATACCTGGAGTAAAATATGATCCACAAGTTGGAATTTTAGGTCTAGGAATTTCAGTAACTTTAACAAGACCAGGATATGGAATTAGAAAAAGAAGTAAACATAAAGCAAGTGTTGGAAAATCACACACAATTAAAAGTCAGGAAGCAAAGGATTATCTAGTAAAGGAGTTTGGAGTCACGATAGTATAATGGCAAAAGATAGATCATATGAAGCAACTGGAAGAAAGAAACACGATTTTGGAAGAGGTTCCAAATGGTGTAAACGATGTGGGGATTATACAGCTGTAATTCAAAAATATGAGTTAATGTTATGCAGACGATGTTTTAGAGAAGTAGCAACATCTTTAGGTTTTAGGAAAAATATGTGATATAAATGCCAGCACAAAACATCTTAGCAAATCTATTTGTAACTTTATACAATAACGAAGCAAGAAGAAAAAGCGACTGCATAATTCTTCCAACTTCAAAATTAGGAATTGAAGTACTCAAAACACTTCAAAAAGACGGATACATTGGAGAGTTTGAACATATTGATGATAAACGAGGCGGAAAATTCAAAATAGAATTATTAGCAAAAATTACAAAATGCGGAGCAATTTCACCAAGATTCAAAGTAAAAAATACAGAGTATAACGACTGGGAACAACAATACTTACCAGCTTACAATAGAGGAATGCTACTAGTAACAACAAATCAAGGAGTCATGTCACACCATGATGCCGTAAACAAAGGATTGGGAGGGTTTTTGATAGGATATGTCTACTGAGCAGATTGAAAAATTCCAAGAAGTGGTAGATATACCAGAAGGGGTTAAAGTAACTTTAAAGAAAAACATGATGCATTTTGAAGGACCGTTGGGTAAAACTCACAAAAATTTCAGAAACATTCCAGTAAATATTGAAGTCAAAGAGGGTAAAGTCATACTGAAATCACAAGGGTATAGAAAAAGAGATTATTCCATACTTCACACTGCAAGATCGATTATCCGAAATCTTTGTGAAGGTTTGGTAGTTGGGTATACAATTAAAATGAAAATAGCATTTGCACACTTTCCAATCACAGTAAAGGTACAAGATAGAACTGTATTAATTGAAAATTTTCAAGGAGAGAGATCATCGAGAATTACAAAAATCATAGGAAACACAAAAGTAGTTCCAAAAGGAGAAGACGTAATTTTAACAGGAGAGGTATGGAATCACATCACTCAAACAGCTGCAAACATAGAACTTCGCAGTAAAGTAAAAGACAAAGATCACAGAGTCTTCTTAGATGGCGTTTACGTATATGAGAAGAAAAAAGGAATAGAAAAATAATAAATTTCCAAATATCAATTATACCTCATGACCCTTGATCCTGAATTTTCAAAACAAACTTCATCATTAATTGAACAAACTTTAGAACTTTACAAAACAGCTGGTGCATCACCAAGGGTAGGAGAACTTTGGAATTGTCAAAATGTTGGTGATTTTCTTTGCGGGTTTTTTGTTGGAGAGATGGTAGGTTCTGCATTAAGTGCATTTCAGATTGTACACAAACGTGAACCGACAGCGGATGAACACATGGAGATAATTGAACTTGTTGAAAATCATTCCAAAGAGATTAAAGAATTCTTTGCAAAATTCAACTAAAGACATTCAAGTTTAAGATAAATTCGATGGGCGCAAGGATTAAATCGCTTTTACCAAGGTACAAACTTGTGCCTCCCTAGCTCAGCGTGGTAGAGCATCCGACTGTTAATCGGATGGTCATCAGTTCAAGTCTGATGGGAGGCGCTTCTTATCTCTAGTCTCAAATTTTGAATCATCATTCAACAAATTATGTTAAAATTACACATATCATTTACAAATGTTTCTAAATTCGAATTTAGAAATATTGATCGATTGACACTATTTGGTTTACTCTATTAGACAGGTTAGATCTAATAGATGATCGCATATCTAGTATAATGCAGGAGGATTACATTGGTCAGAACTAGAAGGGCCAACAGATATTGTGTTGACTGTGGGGCCAGACTGGTGTATTATCCAAGATTATCTAACCCAAAAGCACCAAACGAACACAGAGTACTAGTATATGCTTGTCCTGATTGTACAGAGGATTTTGAAAAACCAAAAATGTTCTCAATTAGACGAAACCAGGTAGATGATCCTCTTGAGACAGTTGAGATAGAGATAACTCAAATTCAGAAAAAAACTGGTTGAAAGTGAAGGAATTTTATTAGCAGATTTACAAGTTTGAAAACAAAATGGAAAATATAAAATCTAGAAGTAATGGGTGGTATGTTTTACCGATATTTTTAGGATGGATTGGCGGATTAATTGCGTACTTTATCTTGCGACGTGATGATCCTAGAAAAGCAAAAAATTGCTTGTATTTGGGGATAATTTTAGGAATCGTTGGATTAATTCTCAACATCATAATCATTGCACAGATGCCAGAGTTTACGCCGACTTTTAATGCCAATATTTGAAAAACATACATACTATTGCAAACAGGCGTAGATTTTGATTATTTCTAAATTCGAATTTAGAAACATTGTAAATTCAGACAGGCAGATATTTGAATTTAGAATCATATAGAACTAGTCGGAGAGATGAGATAATGGGCACCTCAAGAATGCGAGATAATGTGGAAAGATGGTTAATTCATGAAGGCCTCTCATTTGAGGATATGAAAAATACCGAGAATACATTTCAAATTTTGGTAAAGCATGCAGGAAAATACGGAATTCCTGCGGAGATTTTCGAGCCAAAATCTCAACTAGGAGTAATTGTCATAGGGGCAAAAGTGATAATGAAAGATAACCAAATTTCAAGATACTTGGGATTTACAGAAGATGAAAAAGAAAAATTTGAGAGAAGAGTTGCTGAATATTGCAATTCAATACAAGCAATTAATCGAATTGTTACCGAAGATGGTAAGCAAAAGGTAGGGGTATTTGTCGTATTAGATGACAAAGACAACATAAACCAGCAAACTGTTCTAGATGCACTAAATAGAGTATCAGAATTGCATGAGAAAACATCTAGATTTTTGATGAAAACTTTCTAGTCTGATCATCTTTCAAGATGTCAAGTAGATGATTTTCAGACAAATAATTTCATTAACTACAAAATTAAAAAATTATATAAATTATTGAATTTAGCAAAATTACGCCTACGCGTTAAACCCCCCTTGAAAAATATTATGTTTAGTCATAACGTGATTTTATCAAAATTGGTCGTTTTGATGGGGGGGTTAACACTTGTGCCTAGCAGGGAAAAGCAACCACAAAACCATCAAGATGTCCCACCTAAACATATGTCATGTTTTATTGTCGTGCGTAAAAGCTAAACCCCTCAAAATTCGTGCTAAAAACAGAAAAAACAGCTGAAAAAAGGACCAATTCCTAATATGGAGAATAAAAAATCTCAAGGTCTTGATCGTATTACCTACCATAAAACAACAAATAATCATGTGTTGCATGTAATCGATAAAAACACCCAATTATTGAATCGATACAGCAAAAATCAACGGGACAGCAATTATTCCAAAAATTACAGCAATTTTTATGTAGTCCTTCTTTTCAAGTGGCTTGAATCTTCCCATAATACACACTCTATTCGGATATGTTTTTAATTCATGTGGTAAATTCCCAGAAATATGCCAATCTAGATTGAATTGGGGGGTATTTTTACTATTTTACGCTGCAACTATATACCAAATTTTTACAGTTTACATTATGGCTCGAATCGGCATTATAATTGTAATTATAGGAATCATAGTTTCCATGGGAGCTGCCATGTACATGTATACTCAATATCAGACTAATTTCATTATTGGAAAATCAGGCGAAGCAGTGACAGTAGGACCTGTTGAATATATTGTGACTTTTGACGGAACACATGAAGGAAACAAGGAAAGAGTACCTGAAAACACATTTGTGAAAATTAAAATCATTGCAAAAAACATTAGCAATGAAGACACAAGAATTTCTGGAGGACAGTTTTACATTGTCGATGAAAAACAACAAAATCATCGAGCAATATATGGTAAGTTTTCTGCAGATGACTTACTAGACTATGTGTTAGAGCCAAACAAACCAGCAATGTTTACGACACAATTTGACATTCCATATGATGAACAAAATCAATACAGTATTACAATTCGTCCAACAAAAATACAATCAACAGTAGATACAGCGGTAATTTGCATCACTAATTGTTGATCGCAAAAAAAATATTGTCAAATTTTACTAGCGCTGAGGTAATAATGTGTGACTTTAACCATATAACATCTATGAAAAAAGAATCTAGTCATGGCCACATCCAAAGCCAAAAGAGCAGAAGCAGCTAAAAAAGCAGCACGTACAAGAAAAAGAAATGCAGCTTTGAAAGCAGCTGAAGCCGCAAAAATGGCAGCAAGAAGAAGACGAAGTAGAGCTGCCAAAAGAGCAGCCGCATCTCGTAAGAGAGCAGCTCCAAAAAGAAGAACTGCTGCTAAGAGAGCAGCTCCAAAAAGAAAAGCAGCTCCACGTAGAAAGGCAGCTTCAAAACGTAAAGCTCCTAAAAGAAAAGCAGCTAAACGAAGAGCAGCTCCAAAAAGAAAAGCAGCTAAACGAAGACGATAGTCTGCTTTCTTACCTTTTTTCCATTTTATTTTGATGTTAAAATAAAATGTTTCTAAATTCGAATTTAGAAATATTTAGTTTCTTTACTAGTCATTCATTTTTAATTCAGGTAATACAAAAACATGTTCTGGTTTTATTTTAAGAATAATTCTTTTTTCATTTTCTCTTTTGAAAGGATAATGATTTTTTCCCAGGTATTGCTGAGTTAATTTGTCTGCATGTGCATAATTATAATCAGGGATTATTTCCTCAACTTTTCCTCGAATTGTTGTCATGTCAAGGGGATTGTTATTTCCTACAACTGATACTGCAACTCGAGGATCACGTAAAATATTTTTGTGTTTAATTCTTCCTTCAGCAGTATTCACATAAACATAATCTGAATCACAGTTAGCCCATACCGGGGAGAGTTGAGGAGAACCGTCTTTCATCAAAGTTGCAATAAATACGATATTTTTTTGCTGAAACAGTTTTACGGCTTTTTCTTCCAAATTCATCATAATTTCACTGATCTCTGTTGATCCTTATCATATTTTTTGATCGATCCTATTCAAATCACCAAGAATCAAAAAATAATTTCGCTATTCATGATCATTACCAGAATTCTCCATAATGTTGGTCATTGCACGATTCATAATTTCCATTACCAGATACTGAGAATAGTCTGCAGAGTTTCCACCCTTTACTTTTTTGGTTTTTGCTGTCTTTGGAGTAATGGATTTGAGAATCTTTTCAATCTTGACAGATGTGTTATCAATGACCTTAGAGTATTTTGAATCAAAATCATCAGGAGCAGCATATCCAAGTAGCTTTGTAGAAGTGCTGTAAAATTTTGTGATAGCACCACGTGATTCCTCAATTTTGGCAATTTCAATTAATCCAGATTCTTTTAGAATATCAAGATGATGACGAACAGTGGTCAGGGCTTTTTTGTATCCTGTCTTTTTTAGCTCACTTGAAATCTGGTCTGCAGATAATGCACGGTGGTATAGAATTTCAATAATTTTTGAGCGTGCAGGGTCTTCAATTGCACGTGCGTGTTGGACGCTTGTTGTAAGAATACGATTTACTTTGATTTCTTTTTCTAGGAGTGTAGACATACTGTTTACTCCTAATAGTTTGATCTAAAAGATCCGCGTATCATATTTTTTTGTCTAATCGCATCAATTTTTTTTTGTTATCACAATTGTGATACTCCTATCATAAGACAGTTACCGCTATCAAATTTACTGTAGCATACGCAAAAATATTGTTAGCATTACAATATTTATCACTGCCACTACTATCTATATGATATCGGTATCATAATTATAACACCACTACAAAGATTTTAAAAAAATAGCAAAAATAAAAAAATTGAAAAAGACATGTCAGATACATGTATGAATATGACAAAAAGAAGATCACTAAAATCAATCAATCATAGAATTCGAGTTGGATGTTATCTTGTAATCAACATCCAGCACAATACAAAAATTATTTCGATTAAAGAGAATGACCAGTTAATTTTTCATATGCAATGACATATCGGTTTGTCATCTTTTGAATTATCTCAATTGGGATTGCAGGAGGTATTGGTTCTTTTCCTGTATCTCGTGAATCGTCGAATTGCTTTTGATATCCATTCTCAGTTAACCAATCTCGAAGTATCTGTTTATCAAATGACTCTTGAGTTTTACCAATCTTGTATGTCTCCTTTGGCCATAAACGGTATTCGTCAGGACCAATAGAATCGCCCAGTGTTATTTTCCCGTCTAAAATTCCAAACTCTAGTTTTAGATCAGCCAAAATAAATCCAGATTTATCTGCCACCTCAGACATTTTTTTGTAAATATCAACGGATGTTTTTTCAAGCCATAAGTATTGTTCTTCATTTACTAAATTCATTTGTAATGCTTTTTGTTTATCAATTGGAATATCATGTTCTGATTTTGTGGTTGGATCAAAAATAGGCTCTAAAAGTTTTGCAGCAAGTATAGTGTCAGTGCCTGGTGGTAATTTTACTTCGCCTTTTTTCCATCGGTTTATCAAACTACCATAAAAATAGCCTCGAACCACACACTCTATTGGAAGCATCTTCATTTTTTTTACAAGAATCTCAGTATCCGATTGTTTTTTTATAAAATGATTAGAAACAGGAATCGTATCAAACCAAAATTCTGCAAATTTGCACAAAACCTCACCCTTTTTAGGAATATTTTCTTTGAATTTTACGTCATATGCCGAAACCCTATCTGAGAATTTGAAGAGAAGAGTATTTTCATCGACATCGTACAGATCCTTTACCTTTCCAGACGTTAGAAATTTCACAGCCAGACTGTATAATGATTGGATTTAACTGCTCTGAATTACGATCCCATCATACCTACCATTTTCGGCAATTCTCGGTAGGCCTTACTTACAAAAATGTCATTATCTGCATTGATCATTACAAACTGCATTGAATTATCAGAGGGTGGAGAAAGGATGATCTTTTCGCCAGGTTTGAGAGATGTGATATCAAGTGTGTCACCGTCTCCAAAATTCACATGAAGGTTAGTTAGTTGTTTTGAGCCAGTATTTTGTATAGTTATTCTGCCAGTTACAAAGAGACTTTGTTTGTCAATAATTGGGTCTACATAAAGACTGTATTCTTGAGGGGATATTGACATCTTTGCAATATCCAGTCCAAAGATTATTGCCATGATTCCAATTGAACCGCCAATTATGGCAATTAGAACAGTATAGGATTTCACTGAAGATGTATGAGTTTTCTAATAATTAAGATTATTTTATCTCAACGCCATTCCAAAACGCTACCATTCCTTTGATCTTTTTGGCAGCATCATTTGGTTCAGCATAATACCATGCACAGTCTTTGTTGGTTTTTCCGTTAATTGTCACAGAGTAATAATTTGCCATTCCCTTCCATCCACAAAAAGTTGTTAAATCAGTTTTTTTAAAATGTTCAGATTTTATCGAACCCATTGGGAAATAATGATTTCCTTCAACTATTACAGTATCATCGCTTTCTGCAATTACAACATCATTCCAAATTGCTTTCATGTTACAGTTTTGTAGAAAATAATATTTAAAGACCTAGTTTTTGTCTTGTTCTGGAATTACCGACAGGGTGGTAGTAGAAATCACATATTTTACTTTTCTAATATTTTTTGTAATTGTATCTTCAAGTTCTTTTGATGTTTTTGCCTCTACTTTTACAAAAATATCATAAACGCCAAATGTTCCTCTTGCCTCTTTTACGTTATCAATTTTTAGCAATTCACCCATCACATCCATTTCATGTGCTACTTGGCTTTTTACTAGAACATATGCAGTTTCCATCTTATTCTCCCTTCATCTCAAGACGTGTTTTAAACTCTGGGGTAATTCCTAGGGAATCATAGTTTCCAGACGAACATGTAAAACACATTGAATTCTTAGGGATTCCAACTGCTGCTGCCAAATTTTCAGCATCATTATATCCCAAAAAGTCAGCACCAATACTCTTTCTTACCATTTCAGTTAATTCAACTTCACTCATCTCCTTACCATCAGAAAATGTAGCCAACTCATCTTGAGAAGGAAAGTCAATTCCGGCATAGCATGGGAATTTGATTGGAGGGTATGTGATCACCATACTAATTTTTTTAGCACCTGCTCGTCTTAATGCTTGGATAATTGCCTTTGAGCTAGTTCCCCTAACTAGACTGTCATCAATTACGACAACGTGTTTTCCTGCAATGATTTCTTTAATCGGAATAATCCAGCGATTGATTTCAATTCTGTCGCTTTGGTGGGGTTCAATAAAACTACGCAATGGTCCTTTCTTGCTGTATCTATCTTTGAGTAACCCTTCATCAAAAGTAATTCCCAACTCTTGTGCATATCCCAATGCTGCAGGCCTTGCAGAATCTGGGACAGGAATTACAAGGTCTGCATCTCTTAT is part of the Nitrosarchaeum sp. genome and harbors:
- a CDS encoding 50S ribosomal protein L14 encodes the protein MAKQAGKGVSEFRPRVTKAIPIGAQIVCADNTGAKILEIVMVQRHHTRHAQLAAASVGDFCNVVVKKGPAELRKQVYGAVIIRQKYAVRRLNGVRVCFEDNAAVLITPEGEVKGTDIKGPVAAEASEKWPRVANLASMVV
- a CDS encoding DUF427 domain-containing protein, which gives rise to MKAIWNDVVIAESDDTVIVEGNHYFPMGSIKSEHFKKTDLTTFCGWKGMANYYSVTINGKTNKDCAWYYAEPNDAAKKIKGMVAFWNGVEIK
- a CDS encoding Lrp/AsnC ligand binding domain-containing protein; protein product: METAYVLVKSQVAHEMDVMGELLKIDNVKEARGTFGVYDIFVKVEAKTSKELEDTITKNIRKVKYVISTTTLSVIPEQDKN
- a CDS encoding 50S ribosomal protein L5, coding for MSQITESPMKKITLEKVVLNMGLGKSGDIIIVAKKALDHISGKKSSAREAKETQREWGVRQGEPIGVAVTVRGQDARDLLKRLLDAKANQINGKSFDNFGNFSFGIKEHIDIPGVKYDPQVGILGLGISVTLTRPGYGIRKRSKHKASVGKSHTIKSQEAKDYLVKEFGVTIV
- a CDS encoding DUF2299 family protein, whose protein sequence is MGTSRMRDNVERWLIHEGLSFEDMKNTENTFQILVKHAGKYGIPAEIFEPKSQLGVIVIGAKVIMKDNQISRYLGFTEDEKEKFERRVAEYCNSIQAINRIVTEDGKQKVGVFVVLDDKDNINQQTVLDALNRVSELHEKTSRFLMKTF
- the purC gene encoding phosphoribosylaminoimidazolesuccinocarboxamide synthase — protein: MKFLTSGKVKDLYDVDENTLLFKFSDRVSAYDVKFKENIPKKGEVLCKFAEFWFDTIPVSNHFIKKQSDTEILVKKMKMLPIECVVRGYFYGSLINRWKKGEVKLPPGTDTILAAKLLEPIFDPTTKSEHDIPIDKQKALQMNLVNEEQYLWLEKTSVDIYKKMSEVADKSGFILADLKLEFGILDGKITLGDSIGPDEYRLWPKETYKIGKTQESFDKQILRDWLTENGYQKQFDDSRDTGKEPIPPAIPIEIIQKMTNRYVIAYEKLTGHSL
- the rplX gene encoding 50S ribosomal protein L24 encodes the protein MKPTKMRNSLIYRATFHTRSKQLGSQLSDDLRKKYGKKSVRVIEGDSIKIVRGEFKGVDGKVSKVSTKKSSVSIEGVKKEKTKGDKFDVYIHTSNLVVTGLNTDDKWRISKLEGKKPTEKPKAVAEKPTKKEETTEKPKAAEKTKKEETTKETLVPKKGKKEVEK
- a CDS encoding 30S ribosomal protein S14, with the protein product MAKDRSYEATGRKKHDFGRGSKWCKRCGDYTAVIQKYELMLCRRCFREVATSLGFRKNM
- a CDS encoding DUF4352 domain-containing protein → MARIGIIIVIIGIIVSMGAAMYMYTQYQTNFIIGKSGEAVTVGPVEYIVTFDGTHEGNKERVPENTFVKIKIIAKNISNEDTRISGGQFYIVDEKQQNHRAIYGKFSADDLLDYVLEPNKPAMFTTQFDIPYDEQNQYSITIRPTKIQSTVDTAVICITNC
- a CDS encoding PPOX class F420-dependent oxidoreductase; translated protein: MEEKAVKLFQQKNIVFIATLMKDGSPQLSPVWANCDSDYVYVNTAEGRIKHKNILRDPRVAVSVVGNNNPLDMTTIRGKVEEIIPDYNYAHADKLTQQYLGKNHYPFKRENEKRIILKIKPEHVFVLPELKMND
- a CDS encoding 50S ribosomal protein L6, whose amino-acid sequence is MSTEQIEKFQEVVDIPEGVKVTLKKNMMHFEGPLGKTHKNFRNIPVNIEVKEGKVILKSQGYRKRDYSILHTARSIIRNLCEGLVVGYTIKMKIAFAHFPITVKVQDRTVLIENFQGERSSRITKIIGNTKVVPKGEDVILTGEVWNHITQTAANIELRSKVKDKDHRVFLDGVYVYEKKKGIEK
- a CDS encoding 30S ribosomal protein S8, which produces MPAQNILANLFVTLYNNEARRKSDCIILPTSKLGIEVLKTLQKDGYIGEFEHIDDKRGGKFKIELLAKITKCGAISPRFKVKNTEYNDWEQQYLPAYNRGMLLVTTNQGVMSHHDAVNKGLGGFLIGYVY
- a CDS encoding 30S ribosomal protein S17 — its product is MTLNIGLKVKAPSRECTDAHCPFHGKLSVRGKLFDGKVTSNKAKQTITLQKESPIYYLKFKRYARSKNTIHAHVPECIDVQTGDHVLTAECRPISKSVSYVVVEVKA
- a CDS encoding 30S ribosomal protein S4e, with amino-acid sequence MVSISGSKKLKRQMAPQFWGIKRKDKRFVITVRPGPHKKEYSVPTAVFLRDVLKIVTTLREAKAAIYSGKVKIDGVVRKSLHHAIGLMDVVELENVPEVYRLVPMEGKLLKPLQIKESEKTKKLVRVTSKTTISKGRMQIGFHDGRSTISDTKVNVGDTCLIQIPDQKILEVIKLEKGAHVLVTRGINAGQMGTIETIEEGTYILPKRVVLVLGDRKIEIPTDIILVVGKKEPLIQIK
- a CDS encoding winged helix-turn-helix domain-containing protein, producing MSTLLEKEIKVNRILTTSVQHARAIEDPARSKIIEILYHRALSADQISSELKKTGYKKALTTVRHHLDILKESGLIEIAKIEESRGAITKFYSTSTKLLGYAAPDDFDSKYSKVIDNTSVKIEKILKSITPKTAKTKKVKGGNSADYSQYLVMEIMNRAMTNIMENSGNDHE